Proteins from a genomic interval of Mesobacillus sp. S13:
- the ptsG gene encoding glucose-specific PTS transporter subunit IIBC, producing the protein MLKKAFGVLQKVGKALMLPVALLPAAGILLALGAALRNPALLELAPFLDNSGVDMVAAVMQKAGDVVFGNLPLLFAVGVAVGLAGGEGVAGLAAIIGYLIMNVTMGTVLQITPEDVNGLNYQNILGIPTLQTGVFGGIIVGIIAAALYNKFFEIELPSYLGFFAGKRFVPIITAGTAILLGLAMLVIWPPIQNGLNAFSQNMVHANLTLSAFIFGVVERSLIPFGLHHIFYSPFWYEFGQYTTLAGDVVRGDQRIFMAQIGDNVQDLTAGTFMTGKFPFMMFGLPAAALAIYQEARPERKAVVGGLMVSAALTSFLTGITEPLEFSFLFVAPVLFGVHAIFAGLSFMTMHLLNVKIGMTFSGGLIDYILFGLINPQTNAWIVIPVGLVFAVIYYFGFRFAIRKFNLMTPGREEVEEDEVEGSAKGQTSDLPYEVLEAMGGKENIAHLDACITRLRVSVNDIKDVDKDRLKKLGAAGVLEVGNNIQAIFGPRSETIKGQMRDIMNGKRPRPVETNQATEVEQQIEEVNPEALQTHHDADASADVFVSPIKGEILPITEVPDQVFSGKMMGDGFAIVPAEGTVVSPVDGKIVNLFPTKHAIGILSDSGREILIHVGIDTVNLKGQGFETLVSENDTVTKGQPLLKVDLDYIKKNATSTITPIVFTNLSEGESIVINKKGNVDVKDEDIIKISK; encoded by the coding sequence ATGTTAAAGAAAGCTTTTGGTGTTCTTCAAAAAGTAGGTAAAGCGCTGATGCTTCCAGTTGCACTATTGCCAGCTGCAGGTATTTTGCTTGCTCTTGGTGCTGCGCTTCGCAACCCTGCTTTGCTGGAGCTTGCTCCATTTTTAGATAACAGCGGCGTCGATATGGTAGCTGCTGTCATGCAAAAGGCCGGGGACGTTGTCTTCGGAAACCTTCCGCTCTTATTTGCGGTCGGTGTTGCCGTCGGTTTAGCTGGCGGTGAAGGTGTAGCCGGTCTTGCGGCAATCATCGGGTACCTGATCATGAATGTGACAATGGGTACAGTTCTTCAAATCACACCAGAGGATGTAAATGGACTTAACTATCAAAACATCCTGGGAATCCCAACCCTGCAAACGGGTGTATTCGGCGGTATCATCGTTGGTATAATAGCTGCCGCTCTTTACAATAAGTTCTTTGAAATTGAATTGCCATCCTATCTTGGGTTCTTCGCTGGTAAGCGTTTCGTGCCAATCATTACAGCGGGAACAGCCATTTTGCTTGGTTTAGCAATGCTTGTCATCTGGCCGCCAATCCAAAATGGCCTGAATGCATTCTCGCAAAACATGGTTCACGCCAACTTGACTTTATCTGCGTTCATCTTTGGAGTAGTTGAACGTTCATTGATTCCATTCGGATTGCACCATATTTTCTATTCACCATTCTGGTATGAATTCGGCCAATATACTACATTAGCTGGCGATGTTGTCCGCGGTGACCAGCGTATCTTCATGGCTCAGATTGGGGACAACGTACAAGACCTGACTGCTGGTACGTTCATGACTGGTAAATTCCCGTTCATGATGTTTGGCCTTCCAGCAGCAGCTTTAGCGATTTATCAAGAAGCACGTCCTGAAAGAAAAGCAGTCGTCGGCGGTTTGATGGTATCTGCAGCATTGACATCATTCCTGACAGGGATCACAGAACCACTTGAGTTCTCATTCCTGTTCGTAGCACCAGTACTATTTGGGGTTCACGCGATCTTTGCAGGTCTATCCTTTATGACGATGCACCTGTTAAATGTAAAAATCGGTATGACATTCTCCGGTGGTCTGATTGACTACATTCTGTTCGGTCTGATCAACCCTCAGACAAATGCATGGATTGTTATCCCTGTAGGTTTAGTGTTCGCGGTCATTTACTACTTCGGCTTCCGTTTCGCGATCCGTAAGTTTAACCTGATGACTCCAGGCCGTGAAGAAGTAGAAGAAGATGAGGTAGAAGGCTCAGCGAAAGGACAAACTAGCGACCTTCCATATGAAGTCCTTGAAGCAATGGGCGGAAAAGAAAATATCGCTCATCTTGATGCATGTATCACCAGACTTCGTGTATCAGTAAATGACATTAAGGATGTCGACAAAGACCGTTTGAAAAAGCTTGGTGCAGCTGGCGTACTTGAAGTCGGCAACAATATCCAGGCGATCTTCGGACCGCGTTCAGAGACAATCAAAGGTCAGATGAGAGACATCATGAATGGTAAAAGGCCTCGTCCGGTCGAAACGAACCAGGCAACAGAAGTTGAACAGCAAATCGAAGAAGTAAATCCAGAAGCGTTGCAAACGCACCATGACGCAGATGCAAGCGCTGATGTATTTGTTTCTCCTATTAAAGGAGAAATCTTGCCAATCACTGAAGTGCCTGACCAAGTCTTCTCAGGCAAGATGATGGGAGACGGTTTTGCGATCGTTCCTGCTGAGGGTACAGTTGTATCACCAGTAGACGGAAAGATCGTCAACCTGTTCCCGACAAAGCATGCGATTGGTATTCTGTCTGACTCTGGACGGGAAATCCTCATCCATGTTGGTATTGACACTGTTAATTTGAAAGGACAAGGGTTTGAAACACTTGTTTCTGAAAATGATACAGTCACCAAAGGACAGCCGTTATTGAAAGTGGACCTTGATTACATTAAGAAAAACGCAACATCCACTATCACTCCGATTGTTTTCACGAACCTTTCGGAAGGCGAGAGCATTGTCATTAATAAAAAGGGCAATGTAGATGTGAAAGACGAGGATATCATTAAGATTTCTAAATAA
- a CDS encoding NCS2 family permease — protein sequence MKKYFEFEKLGTNYRREFIGGMTTFLAMAYILIVNPNILTLADIQDLPDSLRMDAGAVFVATALAAAVGSIIMGLIGKYPIALAPGMGLNAFFAYTVVLSHGAPWQHALAAVFISSVFFLLLTISGWREKLINAIPVELKHAVGAGIGLFITFIGLKNAGIIVDNPATLVGLGDLTNANTLLALFGLLITVIMLTRGIHGAVFFGIIISVIVGMIFNLIDTPEKVVGAVPSVAPTFGAVFTAFGDPSFYTSTMLGIILTFLFVDFFDNAGTLVAVANQAGLMKENKLPRAGRALFADSIASLVGSIFGTSTTTSYIESSAGVASGARSGFASLVTAGFFLLSLFFFPLLSVVTSAVTAPALIIVGVLMVSSLGKIEWGRFEIAVPSFLTMIAMPLSSSIATGIAAGFIFYPITMLVKGKSKDVHPIMYLFFVIFVLYFVFLTE from the coding sequence ATGAAGAAGTATTTCGAGTTTGAGAAGCTTGGCACGAACTATCGCCGCGAATTCATCGGCGGGATGACAACGTTCCTTGCCATGGCGTACATCCTGATTGTTAATCCGAATATCCTCACTCTGGCTGACATACAGGATCTGCCGGATTCGTTGAGGATGGATGCCGGTGCTGTTTTTGTAGCGACAGCTCTTGCGGCAGCTGTAGGTTCCATCATCATGGGACTGATCGGTAAGTACCCGATCGCCCTTGCTCCGGGAATGGGTTTGAACGCATTCTTTGCTTACACAGTTGTTCTTAGCCACGGTGCTCCATGGCAGCACGCGCTTGCCGCAGTCTTCATCTCAAGTGTATTCTTCTTGCTCCTGACAATTTCAGGCTGGCGTGAAAAACTGATCAATGCCATCCCAGTTGAACTCAAGCATGCAGTTGGGGCAGGAATTGGGTTGTTCATCACATTCATTGGTTTGAAAAATGCAGGAATCATTGTCGATAATCCAGCAACACTTGTTGGATTGGGCGACTTGACAAATGCCAATACATTACTAGCGCTTTTTGGTTTATTAATTACGGTCATCATGCTGACAAGAGGCATTCACGGTGCTGTTTTCTTTGGAATCATCATAAGTGTTATTGTCGGAATGATTTTCAATCTTATTGATACGCCTGAAAAGGTAGTTGGGGCAGTACCAAGCGTAGCGCCAACATTTGGAGCAGTTTTTACAGCATTCGGTGATCCATCTTTCTATACATCAACCATGCTCGGGATTATCCTGACCTTCTTGTTCGTCGATTTCTTTGATAACGCAGGTACACTTGTGGCAGTTGCCAACCAGGCAGGTCTGATGAAAGAGAACAAGCTACCGCGCGCCGGCCGCGCATTGTTTGCAGACTCGATCGCTTCACTAGTTGGTTCCATCTTTGGTACGTCGACAACTACATCCTATATTGAATCATCTGCAGGTGTTGCATCAGGTGCCAGAAGCGGATTTGCTTCCCTGGTTACAGCAGGATTCTTCCTGTTATCGCTATTCTTTTTCCCGCTGCTTTCTGTAGTCACTTCGGCAGTGACGGCGCCGGCATTGATCATCGTCGGTGTGCTGATGGTTTCTTCACTGGGCAAGATTGAATGGGGTCGTTTTGAAATCGCAGTGCCATCATTCTTGACAATGATTGCGATGCCTTTGTCATCTAGCATTGCTACTGGGATCGCGGCAGGATTCATTTTTTATCCAATCACGATGCTCGTAAAAGGAAAGTCAAAAGATGTCCATCCAATTATGTATCTGTTTTTCGTGATTTTCGTTCTATACTTTGTGTTTCTAACAGAATAG
- the guaA gene encoding glutamine-hydrolyzing GMP synthase: MKTELQDQEKIIVLDFGSQYNQLITRRIREFGVYSELHPHTITAAEIKEMNPKGIIFSGGPNSVYDEGAFRCDEEIFELGLPILGICYGMQLMTMHFGGKVEKAKNREYGKALLTLHNQNRLFEGTPGEQVVWMSHGDLVTMSPPGFSVDGINPSCPIAAMSDESRKLYAVQFHPEVRHSIYGNDLLKNFVFKVCECEGNWSMENFIEIEIEKIRQQVGDKKVLCALSGGVDSSVVAVLIHKAIGDQLTCIFVDHGLLRKDEAEGVMKNLADGFNMNVIKVDAKDRFLSKLEGVSDPEQKRKIIGNEFIYVFDDEAEKLEGIEFLAQGTLYTDIIESGTATAQTIKSHHNVGGLPEDMQFKLIEPLNTLFKDEVRALGTELGMPEEIVWRQPFPGPGLGIRVLGAITEEKLEIVRESDAILRDEIKKAGLDRDIWQYFTVLPDIRSVGVMGDARTYDYTIGIRAVTSIDGMTSDWARIPWDVLEVISTRIVNEVDHINRVVYDITSKPPATIEWE, encoded by the coding sequence ATGAAAACCGAGCTGCAAGACCAGGAAAAAATCATTGTATTAGACTTTGGCAGTCAGTATAACCAGTTGATCACAAGAAGGATCAGGGAGTTTGGCGTTTACAGCGAGCTTCATCCACATACGATTACGGCAGCGGAGATCAAGGAGATGAATCCAAAAGGAATCATTTTTTCCGGCGGCCCGAATTCTGTCTATGATGAAGGAGCGTTCCGTTGTGATGAGGAGATTTTTGAACTTGGCTTACCGATTCTAGGGATCTGCTACGGAATGCAGCTGATGACGATGCATTTCGGCGGGAAAGTCGAGAAGGCGAAGAACCGTGAATATGGGAAAGCGCTGCTGACACTTCATAACCAGAACAGATTATTTGAAGGAACACCGGGCGAACAGGTTGTCTGGATGAGCCATGGAGACCTTGTGACAATGTCACCTCCTGGCTTTTCGGTGGATGGCATCAATCCTTCCTGCCCAATTGCGGCCATGAGTGATGAGAGCCGCAAGCTTTATGCAGTCCAGTTCCATCCGGAAGTACGCCATTCCATCTATGGAAATGACCTTTTGAAAAATTTCGTATTCAAAGTTTGCGAATGCGAAGGAAATTGGTCGATGGAAAACTTTATCGAAATCGAAATAGAAAAAATCCGCCAGCAAGTCGGAGACAAGAAAGTTCTGTGTGCGCTTAGCGGGGGAGTGGATTCCTCGGTGGTCGCAGTCCTGATCCACAAAGCGATTGGCGACCAGCTGACTTGCATTTTCGTTGATCACGGTTTATTGAGGAAAGATGAAGCGGAAGGCGTTATGAAAAATTTAGCTGACGGCTTCAATATGAATGTCATCAAAGTCGATGCGAAGGACCGTTTCTTGAGCAAGCTGGAGGGAGTTTCAGACCCTGAGCAGAAGCGCAAGATCATTGGTAATGAGTTCATCTATGTATTTGACGATGAAGCAGAAAAGCTGGAAGGCATTGAGTTCCTGGCACAAGGAACATTGTATACCGATATCATTGAAAGCGGGACAGCTACAGCCCAGACCATCAAGTCGCATCATAATGTAGGCGGACTGCCTGAGGATATGCAGTTCAAATTGATTGAGCCATTGAATACATTATTCAAGGATGAAGTCCGTGCGCTTGGCACTGAACTTGGCATGCCGGAAGAAATCGTTTGGCGCCAGCCATTCCCTGGACCAGGCCTCGGTATCCGTGTCCTAGGAGCCATAACGGAAGAAAAGCTGGAGATTGTTCGCGAATCAGATGCTATCCTGCGGGATGAAATCAAGAAGGCAGGCCTGGACCGTGACATCTGGCAGTATTTTACCGTGCTGCCTGATATCCGCAGCGTGGGTGTCATGGGCGACGCCAGGACCTATGATTACACAATCGGAATCCGTGCAGTCACGTCCATCGACGGGATGACATCAGACTGGGCAAGGATCCCCTGGGATGTTCTAGAAGTCATCTCCACCAGGATTGTCAACGAAGTGGACCACATTAACCGCGTCGTTTATGATATAACCAGCAAACCGCCAGCAACCATTGAATGGGAATAA
- a CDS encoding DUF3488 and DUF4129 domain-containing transglutaminase family protein — MRIDKTKKDFAFFLLFIFSFLLLWEWLRPLKELTDTGHLSVFLGFVFIALMMYFFNMPILPSAIIKIIIILYSVHFMYYDGTFFSLEWFGQLVNEVIANSSIIMNAEWTEISNAFRTLLFFILLWLMAYLIQYWLINRKQIFVFFFMTLVYITVLDTFSPYEADLAIVRTVIAGFAVMGMLAYYRIADKEVVNKNLRSAKKWMVPLIAMIVLSVGVGYAAPKADPIWPDPVPFITSYNQDSGDGSGGVKKVGYGTDDSALGGPFIGDDRVVFTAEADGRHYWRIETKDFYTGKGWIADKGTAVPVEFLPEQTIPMEPFEAEVKTEQRTSKVVPKIGYPHLVYPLGVTQVEASSGRSTLQFSLDPTTEKITSIADGQAGSIGPYSLTFNHPVYSVEKLKTAGPEELAAEFAFVSKYTQVPEGLPERVVKLAEEITEDKKTWLEKAQAIEKYFRSNDFVYDQTNVAIPEDDEDYVDQFLFETQRGYCDNFSTSMVVMMRSVGIPARWVKGYTEGEYIDTLENGRRLYEVTNNNAHSWVEGYFPGVGWVPFEPTQGFTNNVQFEYDNKDDSQNQTGQEEEEDTTPAAPVKPDLPEEQAPVDKPKVSFSDGLKNAGAILQNNFQKIFLTLLVLAVFAAIMYKLRGRWLPIMYILLYKYTKQNKYMEKAYIVLLKQLGRYGIKRENGQTLRDYAYYVDSFFSTNEMRWLTEKYEEYLYRGNQDENMWQDAKKYWEFMIRKVSA, encoded by the coding sequence TTGAGGATTGATAAAACCAAAAAAGACTTTGCCTTCTTTTTACTGTTTATTTTCAGCTTTTTGCTGCTTTGGGAATGGCTGCGGCCATTGAAGGAACTGACAGATACTGGACACTTAAGTGTATTTCTCGGTTTTGTATTCATCGCATTAATGATGTACTTTTTCAATATGCCGATCCTCCCTTCGGCTATCATAAAAATCATCATAATCCTGTATTCCGTTCACTTTATGTATTATGACGGAACCTTCTTCAGTCTGGAATGGTTCGGTCAGCTGGTCAATGAAGTGATCGCTAATTCATCGATTATCATGAATGCCGAATGGACTGAAATATCCAATGCATTCAGGACGTTATTGTTCTTTATCTTGCTTTGGCTGATGGCATACCTGATTCAATATTGGCTGATTAACAGAAAACAAATTTTTGTGTTTTTCTTCATGACGCTTGTTTACATCACTGTGCTGGATACGTTCTCTCCATATGAAGCGGACCTGGCAATTGTCCGGACAGTGATTGCGGGTTTTGCTGTAATGGGAATGCTGGCTTACTACAGGATTGCCGATAAGGAAGTAGTGAATAAGAACCTGAGAAGTGCGAAAAAGTGGATGGTTCCACTAATCGCCATGATTGTCCTGAGTGTAGGTGTTGGTTACGCGGCTCCAAAGGCTGATCCGATTTGGCCGGACCCTGTGCCATTTATCACCTCCTATAATCAAGACTCAGGCGATGGCAGCGGCGGGGTGAAAAAAGTCGGCTACGGAACGGATGATTCAGCACTTGGCGGACCGTTCATCGGAGACGACCGGGTCGTTTTCACTGCTGAAGCCGATGGACGTCATTACTGGCGGATTGAAACAAAAGACTTCTATACAGGTAAAGGATGGATTGCAGACAAGGGGACTGCCGTGCCAGTAGAATTTTTGCCTGAGCAGACCATCCCGATGGAGCCTTTTGAAGCTGAAGTCAAAACCGAACAGCGTACGAGCAAGGTTGTCCCAAAGATTGGTTATCCTCACCTTGTCTATCCTTTGGGTGTGACACAAGTTGAGGCATCTTCAGGCCGCTCAACCCTGCAATTCAGCCTTGATCCGACAACTGAAAAAATCACGTCCATCGCAGACGGGCAAGCAGGCTCAATTGGGCCATACTCGCTTACCTTTAACCATCCGGTGTACAGTGTAGAAAAGCTTAAGACAGCCGGACCTGAAGAACTGGCAGCAGAGTTTGCCTTTGTCTCGAAATACACACAGGTACCAGAAGGGCTTCCGGAGCGGGTAGTGAAGCTTGCTGAGGAGATAACAGAAGATAAGAAGACCTGGCTGGAAAAAGCACAGGCGATTGAAAAGTATTTCCGATCGAATGATTTTGTCTATGACCAAACGAATGTGGCAATCCCAGAGGATGATGAGGATTATGTCGATCAGTTCCTGTTTGAAACACAGCGAGGCTACTGCGATAATTTCTCGACTTCGATGGTCGTCATGATGCGTTCTGTTGGTATACCTGCCCGTTGGGTAAAGGGTTATACAGAAGGGGAATACATCGATACATTGGAGAATGGCCGCCGGCTTTATGAAGTCACAAATAATAATGCTCACTCATGGGTAGAGGGTTATTTCCCAGGTGTTGGCTGGGTACCATTTGAGCCAACGCAAGGCTTTACGAATAACGTTCAATTCGAGTATGACAATAAAGACGACTCACAAAATCAGACGGGGCAGGAAGAAGAGGAAGATACAACACCTGCTGCTCCGGTGAAGCCGGACCTCCCAGAAGAGCAGGCACCGGTTGACAAGCCAAAGGTCTCTTTTTCAGATGGCCTGAAAAATGCGGGGGCAATCCTGCAGAATAACTTCCAGAAAATCTTCCTCACATTACTTGTATTGGCCGTATTCGCTGCGATCATGTATAAACTGAGAGGAAGATGGCTTCCTATCATGTATATCCTTCTCTATAAATACACAAAGCAAAATAAGTACATGGAGAAAGCGTATATTGTCCTGTTGAAGCAGCTTGGAAGATACGGTATCAAGAGAGAGAATGGCCAGACACTGCGCGATTATGCCTACTATGTGGATTCGTTCTTCTCTACGAATGAGATGCGCTGGCTCACTGAAAAGTATGAAGAGTATCTTTATCGTGGCAATCAGGATGAAAACATGTGGCAGGATGCGAAAAAGTATTGGGAGTTCATGATTCGGAAAGTTAGTGCTTGA
- a CDS encoding DUF2179 domain-containing protein, translating into MLENSFVMVAIILIINIVYVSFFTIRMILTLKGQRYLAAGLSTIEVVIYVVGLGLVLENLNEIQNLVAYAVGYGIGVIVGMKIEEKLALGYITINVITKEYDVDLPKALRALGYGVTDWAAHGLEGDRMAMQILTPRKYELKLYEKIKELDPKAFIIAYEPKSIHGGFWVKSVRKGKLFS; encoded by the coding sequence ATGCTGGAGAATAGTTTTGTCATGGTGGCCATCATCTTAATCATCAATATTGTCTATGTGTCTTTTTTTACGATCAGGATGATCCTGACGTTGAAGGGGCAGCGTTACCTGGCTGCAGGACTAAGCACGATTGAGGTTGTGATTTATGTTGTTGGGCTTGGACTGGTGCTTGAAAATTTGAATGAGATACAGAATTTGGTAGCATATGCTGTCGGCTATGGAATAGGTGTCATTGTCGGGATGAAAATCGAAGAGAAGCTGGCACTTGGCTATATTACAATCAATGTGATTACGAAAGAATATGATGTGGACCTGCCGAAGGCTTTGCGTGCGCTCGGTTACGGTGTGACGGATTGGGCTGCTCACGGACTTGAGGGTGACCGGATGGCGATGCAAATTTTAACGCCGCGTAAATATGAATTGAAACTGTATGAGAAAATCAAAGAATTGGATCCGAAGGCATTCATCATCGCGTATGAGCCAAAATCGATCCATGGCGGGTTCTGGGTAAAATCGGTGCGGAAAGGAAAGCTGTTTTCATGA
- a CDS encoding methyl-accepting chemotaxis protein, translating to MKKSGLRLKLGTKINLIVLGTVLLLSVIIGVVVTREVTMGIKSFAVEKAKGDLALSERYINNKFPGEWEIKNGQLYKGDQLFNEHYEIVDTIGNDTGDTVTIFQGDTRIATNVMLEGKRAVGTKVSQEVADVVLKEGEPYYGEAVVAGHSYQTAYTPIKDQNGKAIGILYVGASEKTIEQILSSFMTKFIIQVFVVVIIASIGIYWFTRSLRKRLVAVSEAMIKAGAGDFTAEVEDHSGDELSDLADSFNKMKDNLNSMLREVLETSEQVAASSEELNAGAEQTSRATEQITEAIQQIAGGSDTQTQGIEESARSLEELAKGVSNIAETSSLIAETSSLASDHAKQGEAFVQKTTNQMNLIHASVNETGEVIRLLNERSRQIGSISEAIIQIADQTNLLALNAAIEAARAGEHGKGFAVVAAEVRKLAEQSQISSSQISELIRHIQTDMEQSDASMDTVKKEVLNGLEIVEGSQRSFQEILRSMENLGGQVEGMAATAEQMSASTEEISATVNGMASISRDSSLHSQNVAASAEEQLASMEEITASANNLSTMAESLKDTVTAFKI from the coding sequence ATGAAAAAATCTGGTCTGCGCTTGAAGTTAGGGACTAAAATCAATTTGATTGTATTGGGCACGGTGTTGTTGCTCTCTGTGATCATCGGTGTTGTCGTGACAAGAGAAGTGACAATGGGGATCAAGTCTTTTGCAGTGGAAAAGGCGAAGGGAGACCTTGCTCTGAGTGAGCGATATATCAACAATAAATTCCCCGGTGAGTGGGAAATCAAAAATGGTCAACTGTATAAGGGAGATCAACTTTTTAACGAGCATTACGAGATCGTAGACACAATCGGCAATGATACAGGAGATACTGTAACGATTTTTCAGGGGGATACCCGGATAGCAACGAATGTCATGCTTGAGGGTAAGCGTGCTGTGGGAACGAAGGTTTCACAGGAGGTGGCTGACGTTGTCCTGAAGGAAGGGGAACCGTATTATGGTGAGGCGGTTGTTGCTGGTCATTCCTATCAAACAGCTTACACTCCTATAAAAGATCAGAATGGTAAAGCGATTGGGATACTCTACGTAGGGGCTTCGGAAAAGACGATTGAACAGATTCTATCTTCTTTCATGACCAAGTTTATCATTCAGGTATTTGTCGTTGTAATCATCGCCTCGATAGGAATCTACTGGTTTACTCGTAGTCTGAGAAAGAGGCTTGTGGCGGTATCGGAAGCGATGATAAAGGCCGGGGCGGGCGATTTTACGGCAGAGGTGGAGGATCATAGTGGTGATGAACTTAGTGATCTTGCTGATAGTTTTAATAAAATGAAAGATAATCTAAATTCTATGTTAAGAGAGGTGCTGGAAACATCAGAACAGGTAGCAGCATCCTCGGAAGAGTTGAATGCAGGTGCTGAACAGACAAGCAGGGCTACAGAGCAGATTACTGAGGCCATTCAACAAATAGCGGGTGGCTCGGATACCCAGACACAGGGAATAGAGGAAAGTGCGCGGTCTTTAGAGGAGTTGGCAAAGGGAGTCAGTAATATTGCGGAGACGTCTTCCTTGATCGCTGAAACCAGTTCACTGGCAAGTGACCATGCAAAACAGGGTGAGGCATTTGTCCAGAAGACCACAAACCAGATGAATCTGATTCATGCTTCTGTTAATGAAACGGGGGAAGTCATCCGCTTGCTGAATGAAAGATCGAGACAGATTGGAAGCATTTCCGAGGCTATTATCCAAATCGCAGATCAAACCAATTTACTTGCCCTTAATGCAGCCATTGAAGCAGCGAGGGCTGGAGAGCATGGGAAAGGATTTGCTGTCGTGGCGGCAGAGGTAAGAAAATTAGCTGAACAGTCGCAGATTTCCTCTTCCCAGATTTCGGAGTTGATCAGGCATATCCAAACAGATATGGAGCAATCAGATGCTTCGATGGATACTGTCAAAAAAGAAGTGCTGAATGGCTTGGAAATTGTTGAAGGCTCGCAAAGAAGCTTTCAGGAAATCCTTAGGTCTATGGAGAATCTGGGCGGACAAGTGGAAGGGATGGCTGCAACGGCTGAACAGATGTCTGCGAGCACTGAAGAGATATCGGCTACAGTCAATGGAATGGCCTCGATTTCCCGAGATTCATCACTGCATAGCCAGAATGTTGCTGCTTCAGCGGAGGAACAATTAGCCTCCATGGAGGAAATAACCGCCTCAGCAAACAATCTGTCTACCATGGCAGAATCGTTGAAGGATACGGTAACAGCCTTTAAGATCTAA
- the glcT gene encoding glucose PTS transporter transcription antiterminator GlcT, translated as MDKIEVKKGLNNNVLIADHPTFGEVILIGKGIGFNRKKGDSLEEGQAEKMFVLKDEKEQANYIKLLPFVENDLHEAIISSIELIKKRTASQLNEHIHVALTDHLMFAVNRIAKGMEFKNPFLVETKTLYPTEFEIAKEVVQLIKEKSGVELPDGEIGFVALHIHSAVMNRNLSDVNKHSQLVTKLVQMIEENLDIVIDKEGIDYTRLVRHIRFTIERVNNGEKVEEPEKFADLLKEEYPLCYNLSWKLIKVMQQTLKKQVCDAEAVYLTMHLQRLQKKVK; from the coding sequence ATGGATAAAATCGAAGTGAAAAAGGGTTTGAATAATAATGTCTTAATTGCTGACCATCCAACGTTCGGAGAAGTCATCCTGATTGGCAAGGGCATTGGCTTCAATCGGAAAAAGGGTGACAGCCTAGAAGAGGGTCAGGCAGAGAAGATGTTTGTCCTGAAGGATGAAAAGGAACAGGCAAACTACATTAAACTTTTGCCATTTGTTGAGAATGATCTGCATGAGGCCATCATTTCTTCTATTGAATTAATCAAAAAACGGACAGCGAGCCAACTGAACGAACACATCCATGTTGCCCTGACCGATCACTTAATGTTCGCGGTCAACAGGATTGCAAAAGGGATGGAATTCAAGAATCCATTTTTGGTGGAAACCAAGACACTGTATCCGACCGAATTTGAAATTGCGAAGGAAGTTGTACAGCTGATTAAAGAGAAGTCTGGTGTTGAACTTCCAGATGGGGAGATCGGCTTTGTTGCCCTCCATATTCATAGTGCCGTAATGAATCGCAATCTGTCTGATGTGAACAAACACTCACAACTTGTGACAAAACTGGTACAGATGATTGAGGAGAACCTGGATATCGTCATTGATAAAGAAGGCATTGACTATACAAGACTAGTCCGCCACATACGATTCACGATCGAAAGAGTCAATAATGGGGAAAAAGTAGAGGAACCAGAAAAATTTGCAGACCTCTTGAAAGAAGAATATCCTCTGTGTTACAATCTTTCGTGGAAACTCATTAAAGTGATGCAGCAGACCTTGAAAAAACAAGTATGCGATGCTGAAGCCGTGTATCTGACGATGCATCTGCAAAGGCTTCAGAAAAAAGTTAAATAG
- a CDS encoding NIPSNAP family protein: MFYRRKFYMVKNEFIEPFNTLFNDINLPNQLKHGARLIGRWMLPHDEETTEIFAIWEYDSYEAYLKIEDNVRSDMEHLKRIRNWYEEHGGKEFLQKQYFLEARNEKLVSTVSLNKKTSSQL; encoded by the coding sequence TTGTTCTATCGCCGCAAGTTTTACATGGTCAAAAATGAATTCATTGAACCATTCAATACATTATTTAACGACATTAACTTGCCTAATCAACTGAAACACGGAGCAAGGTTAATTGGCAGATGGATGCTACCGCATGATGAGGAAACAACAGAAATTTTCGCTATTTGGGAATACGACAGCTATGAAGCATATCTTAAAATAGAGGACAATGTCAGAAGCGACATGGAACATCTTAAGCGAATTCGCAACTGGTACGAGGAACATGGAGGCAAGGAGTTTCTGCAGAAGCAATACTTCTTGGAAGCAAGAAATGAAAAGCTGGTTTCCACCGTTTCCTTAAATAAAAAAACATCAAGCCAGTTGTGA